CGCTGCCGCTCGGCGGACTGTCCCCGTAACCCAGCGCCGGGGGAACGACGATGACGACCCGGCTGCCCACCTTCTTGCCGGTCAGCCCCTGCGCCCAGCCCTTGACGACCCCCTGCAGCGAGAACGACGTCGGCGCGTCGCGGGTGTACGTCGAGTCGAACTCCTTGCCCGTCTCCCAGACGACGCCCTTGTACTGCACGAGCACGGTGTCGGCCGCCACGAGCGGCGCGCCGTCGCCCTCGATCACGTAGTTCGACACCAGCTTGGCCGGCGCGGCCGACTTGGGGATCTCGATCGAGGGCGCCTTGCCGTCGGTGTTCGTACCGACCTTCGGCACAGCGGCGTCGGACTGCGGGACGTCCTGGCCCTTGGCCGAGCTCTTCGGGCCGAACGCCTCCTGGATGTCGAACACGAACACCAGCGTGTCGGTGCCCTTGACACCCGCCTGCGCGTTGCCCTCCGCACCGAAACCCCAGGTCGGCGGGACGGAGAACTCCACCCGGCTGCCGACCTTCTTCCCCGTCAGGGCATAGCGGATGCCGTCCATGGAGGCACCCGGCGCGAGCTGGGTGAACTGCGGCTTGTTGGTCGAGAAGGTGTCCACGAGAACTTTCGCGGAGTCCCAGAGCTGGCCGATCAGGTTGGCCTGGATGGTGTCCTTCTCCACGACCGTCTTCCCACTGCCCGCGATCAGCGTCTTCACCGCCAGCTGGTCCGAAGGCGTACCGGTGCCCTTGGCGATCGTCGGCTTCTGACCGAACTTCGCCCCCGCCGTGATGGCCGGCAGCGGACCGTCGACGATCTTCGGCGGAGGCGCGGCCGACGTGGCCGACGGGGCCGGGGCGGAGGGCGACGCGCTGTCGCTCGCCTTGCTCGAGTCGGACTTGTCGTCACCGCACGCGGAGAGAGTGACCAGTCCCGCGGGTACGGCGGCAAGGATGAGTGAGCGTCGGCGCACGATGAAAGCCTCGTAATCGGTCGATCGTCTGATGGAGTGCGCGCAACTCTACGACGCGACGCGGGCACCGTACGGGAAACGTACGGTGCCCGCGTTGCGTTCCGCACCACATGCGGAACGCGTCGCTCACATGCCGGCGATCAGCTTCTCCACCCGGTCGTCCACCGAACGGAACGGGTCCTTGCACAGCACGGTGCGCTGCGCCTGGTCATTGAGCTTCAGGTGCACCCAGTCCACCGTGAAGTCCCGGCGCTGCTCCTGCGCACGCCGGATGAAGTCACCGCGCAACCGCGCCCGCGTGGTCTGCGGGGGCACCGACTTGCCCTCGAAGATCTTCAAGTCGTTGCAGATCCGGGCCGCCTGGCCCCTCCGCTCCAACAGGTAGTACAGACCACGACGACGGTGGATGTCGTGGTAGGCGAGGTCTATCTGCGCCACCCGCGGATGCGACATCGTCATGTTGTGCTTGGCCCGGTACCGCTCGATGAGCTTGTACTTCATCACCCAGTCGATCTCGGTGCCGATCGCGTCGAGGTCCTCCGCCTCGATCGAGTCCAGCGTGCGGCCCCACAGCTCCAGGACCTGGTCGACGACGCCGGTGCGGATGCCGCGACGCTCGACGAAGTCCACGGCCTTCTCGTAGTACTCGCGCTGCACCTCCAGCGCGGAGGCCTCCCGGCCACTGGCCAGCCGCACCTTGCGGCGGCCCGTGATGTCGTGACTGACCTCGCGGATCGCCCGGATCGGGTTCTCCAGCGTCAGATCCCGCATCACCGTGCCCGCCTCGATCATGCGCAGCACCAGATCGGTCGCACCGACCTTCAGCAGCATGGTCGTCTCGGACATGTTCGAGTCGCCCACGATGACATGCAGCCGGCGGTACCGCTCGGCGTCCGCGTGCGGCTCGTCACGCGTGTTGATGATGGGCCGCGAGCGGGTCGTCGCCGAGGAGACGCCCTCCCAGATGTGCTCGGCCCGCTGACTGACGCAGTAGACCGCCCCGCGGGGCGTCTGCAGCACCTTGCCCGCGCCGCACAGCAGCTGCCGGGTCACCAGGAACGGGATCAGGATGTCCGCGAGCCGGGAGAATTCCCCGTGCCGGGCCACCAGGTAGTTCTCGTGGCAACCATAGGAGTTGCCCGCCGAGTCCGTGTTGTTCTTGAAGAGGTAGACGTCGCCCGCGATTCCTTCCTCGTGCAGGCGTCGCTCCGCGTCCACCAGGAGTCCTTCGAGAATGCGCTCGCCCGCTTTGTCGTGGGTGACCAGCTCGGTCAGGTTGTCGCATTCCGGTGTCGCGTATTCCGGATGCGAACCCACGTCGAGATAGAGGCGGGCGCCGTTCCGCAGAAAGACATTACTGCTTCGGCCCCATGACACGACACGGCGGAAGAGGTACCGCGCCACCTCGTCGGGAGACAGTCGACGCTGTCCCCTGAACGTACATGTGACGCCGTACTCGTTCTCCAGCCCGAAAATGCGGCGGTCCATGAGTGAACATTACGCCCGATCACCCGAACTGAAACGGGGTTCGGCAGCACGGTTTGGATCATTTTCCGATGAAGCCGCAACCACCCCGCTTACAGCGGGAACTGCAAGTACCCGCCCTGTGGCCAGCAAAACCAAGAAAGCCACGGCCCCCGCCGCACCCGGCACCGCGAACCCCCACAGCGCACCGCCCGCCTCCACGACCGGCCCCGCCAGGCCCGTTCCCACCGACGCCCCCACCGTGAACGTCGTCACCAGCCACGAGAACGCCTCCGTCACCGTCCCGCGCGGCGCGTGCCGGTCCACGATGACGAACGCACACGCGAGGGCCGGCGCCAGGAACACCCCCGCCAGCGCCGCCAACGCCACCATGGCCACCGCACCCGGCATCAGCAGCAGCGGCAGGTAACACACCGCCAGCAACGCCACCAGCCCGCGCAGCCGCCGCTCCGGCGTCCCCGCCCACCGCCGCGCCCCGTACACCACACCGCCGACCAGCGCGCCGAGCCCCACGGCCGCCATCAGCCAGCCGTACACCGCGGCACCGCCGTGGTCGTCCGCGTACGCCACGGAGGCCACCGAGATCGACCCCAGGGCGATGCCGACGAACAGGAACGAACCCAGCAGCGCGAGCAGCCCCGGCGAACGCAGCGCGCCCAGCCAGTGCGCCTCGCGCGGATCGGAGCGCCACGCGCGCGAAGGGGCCGCCACGACCACCGA
The Streptomyces sp. NBC_01485 genome window above contains:
- a CDS encoding MFS transporter translates to MAAGYLEILRAKHAARLLTGTLVGRLPNATGAIAIVLFVRAQGGTYSLAGALAAVYGVANAVGQPLLGRLVDLYGQPRVQLPAALASALAIAVFAVVGADPLAPAYAAVAAAGLFTPPLEGGLRALWPSVLRREDQIHTAYAMDAVAQEVLFTVGPLLVTLCTALWSPQVALLVLNAVGVLGALSVVVAAPSRAWRSDPREAHWLGALRSPGLLALLGSFLFVGIALGSISVASVAYADDHGGAAVYGWLMAAVGLGALVGGVVYGARRWAGTPERRLRGLVALLAVCYLPLLLMPGAVAMVALAALAGVFLAPALACAFVIVDRHAPRGTVTEAFSWLVTTFTVGASVGTGLAGPVVEAGGALWGFAVPGAAGAVAFLVLLATGRVLAVPAVSGVVAASSENDPNRAAEPRFSSGDRA
- the pafA gene encoding Pup--protein ligase codes for the protein MDRRIFGLENEYGVTCTFRGQRRLSPDEVARYLFRRVVSWGRSSNVFLRNGARLYLDVGSHPEYATPECDNLTELVTHDKAGERILEGLLVDAERRLHEEGIAGDVYLFKNNTDSAGNSYGCHENYLVARHGEFSRLADILIPFLVTRQLLCGAGKVLQTPRGAVYCVSQRAEHIWEGVSSATTRSRPIINTRDEPHADAERYRRLHVIVGDSNMSETTMLLKVGATDLVLRMIEAGTVMRDLTLENPIRAIREVSHDITGRRKVRLASGREASALEVQREYYEKAVDFVERRGIRTGVVDQVLELWGRTLDSIEAEDLDAIGTEIDWVMKYKLIERYRAKHNMTMSHPRVAQIDLAYHDIHRRRGLYYLLERRGQAARICNDLKIFEGKSVPPQTTRARLRGDFIRRAQEQRRDFTVDWVHLKLNDQAQRTVLCKDPFRSVDDRVEKLIAGM
- a CDS encoding FKBP-type peptidyl-prolyl cis-trans isomerase, which codes for MRRRSLILAAVPAGLVTLSACGDDKSDSSKASDSASPSAPAPSATSAAPPPKIVDGPLPAITAGAKFGQKPTIAKGTGTPSDQLAVKTLIAGSGKTVVEKDTIQANLIGQLWDSAKVLVDTFSTNKPQFTQLAPGASMDGIRYALTGKKVGSRVEFSVPPTWGFGAEGNAQAGVKGTDTLVFVFDIQEAFGPKSSAKGQDVPQSDAAVPKVGTNTDGKAPSIEIPKSAAPAKLVSNYVIEGDGAPLVAADTVLVQYKGVVWETGKEFDSTYTRDAPTSFSLQGVVKGWAQGLTGKKVGSRVVIVVPPALGYGDSPPSGSGIEKDSTMVFSVDILTKV